CTCAAGATGGAGAGCGTCGGAACCGTGCTCCAGGTTGGAGACGGGATCGCGCGCATCTGGGGTCTCGACGACGCGATGTCGGGCGAGCTGCTCGAGTTCCCGGGAGATCTGACCGGGATCGTCCTGAACCTCGAGGAAGACAACGTCGGCGCCGCGCTGTTCAGCTCGGCCGACTCGGTCAAGCAGGGCGACACCGTGAGGCGGACGGGCCGCCTGGCCTCCGTGCCGGTGGGCGATGCGATGACCGGGCGCGTCATCAACGCGATCGGCCAGCCGATCGACGGCAAGGGCCCGATCGCGACCGACAAGTTCCGCCCGCTGGAGGGCCGCGCGCCCGGGGTCGTGGACCGCCAGCCGGTGAACCAGCCGATCCAGACGGGTCTCAAGGCGATCGACTCGATGATCCCGATCGGCCGCGGACAGCGCGAGCTCATCATCGGCGACCGCCAGACCGGCAAGACCGCGGTCGCGATCGACACGATCATCAACCAAAAAGGCGGGGACCTCCGCTGCATCTACGTCGCGATCGGGCAGAAGGACTTCACGGTCGCCAAGGTCGTTAAGATCCTCGAGGACGCCGGCGCCATGGCGTACACGACCGTCGTCGCGGCCAGCGCCAGCGAATCCGCGCCGCTCCAGTACATCGCGCCCTTCACCGGCTGCGCGATCGGGGAGGAGCTCCGGGACGCGGGGAAGCACGCGCTCGTGATCTACGACGATCTCTCCAAGCACGCGCAGGCCTACCGCCAGCTCTCGCTGCTTCTGCGCCGTCCGCCGGGCCGCGAGGCGTATCCCGGCGACGTCTTCTACCTCCACTCCCGACTCCTGGAGCGTGCCGCGAAATTGAACGACTCGCTGGGAGCCGGCTCGCTCACCGCGCTGCCGATCATCGAGACCCAGGCGGGCGACGTCTCGGCGTACATCCCGACCAACGTGATCTCGATCACGGACGGTCAGATCTTCCTCGAGAGCGACCTCTTCTTCGCCGGCATCCGTCCGGCAATCAACGTCGGGATCTCGGTATCGCGGGTCGGCGGCAAGGCGCAGACGAAGGCGATGAAGAAGGTCGCCGGCAGGCTCCGCCTCGACCTCGCCCAGTACCGCGAGCTCGCTGCGTTCTCGCAGTTCGGTTCGGACCTCGACAAGACGACGCAAGCCCAGCTCACGCGGGGCGAGCGGATGGTCGAAATCCTGAAGCAAGGTCAGTA
This DNA window, taken from Candidatus Eisenbacteria bacterium, encodes the following:
- a CDS encoding F0F1 ATP synthase subunit alpha — protein: MAFKPEEVSSVLEQELERYESRLKMESVGTVLQVGDGIARIWGLDDAMSGELLEFPGDLTGIVLNLEEDNVGAALFSSADSVKQGDTVRRTGRLASVPVGDAMTGRVINAIGQPIDGKGPIATDKFRPLEGRAPGVVDRQPVNQPIQTGLKAIDSMIPIGRGQRELIIGDRQTGKTAVAIDTIINQKGGDLRCIYVAIGQKDFTVAKVVKILEDAGAMAYTTVVAASASESAPLQYIAPFTGCAIGEELRDAGKHALVIYDDLSKHAQAYRQLSLLLRRPPGREAYPGDVFYLHSRLLERAAKLNDSLGAGSLTALPIIETQAGDVSAYIPTNVISITDGQIFLESDLFFAGIRPAINVGISVSRVGGKAQTKAMKKVAGRLRLDLAQYRELAAFSQFGSDLDKTTQAQLTRGERMVEILKQGQYRPLPVERQVAIVYAGTQGLLDDLAATDVRDFEEGLYAFLDKEFADLVHELSAKKELTDAVESKLRKAIVDFKERFAKSKGAAKK